The proteins below are encoded in one region of Hordeum vulgare subsp. vulgare chromosome 3H, MorexV3_pseudomolecules_assembly, whole genome shotgun sequence:
- the LOC123440784 gene encoding uncharacterized protein LOC123440784, whose protein sequence is MLRSNYLLQTAVEHGTDMNRYIILDRIKTNLVGLSRHQHGHYVVQSLFLKTTDESQGELLRRLIKAFGNLDVAQIIELVRDPFASHVLSNLLDTARIHLKGRFGWRLAKKLASLLVYQLGLKVGNSNVLRVVYSLNRMGIRL, encoded by the exons ATGCTCCGCAGTAACTACCTGTTGCAGACCGCTGTCGAGCATGGCACCGATATGAACAGGTATATCATCTTGGATCGGATCAAGACGAACCTCGTGGGTCTGTCACGCCACCAGCACGGGCACTACGTCGTGCAGTCACTCTTCCTGAAGACGACTGACGAGTCCCAGGGCGAGCTGCTACGGCGCCTCATCAAGGCGTTCGGAAACCTGGACGTGGCACAGATTATCGAGCTGGTGCGTGATCCTTTCGCCAGTCATGTCCTCAGCAACCTGCTTGACACAGCCAGGATC CACTTGAAGGGCCGATTCGGATGGAGGCTGGCAAAGAAGCTCGCTTCGCTACTAGTCTATCAACTGGGTCTGAAAGTAGGGAACTCCAACGTCCTGCGGGTGGTGTACTCCTTGAATCGGATGGGCATTAGACTATAG